In one window of uncultured Acetobacteroides sp. DNA:
- a CDS encoding dihydroorotase, whose amino-acid sequence MAAYLICDATIVNEGTRWVGNVLVEHGRISKISANKIEAANATKIDAKGLLLLPGVIDDQVHFREPGLTHKGDIASESRAAAAGGVTSFMEMPNTKPPTTTVELLEEKLEIASRTSFANYSFYIGATNENLDVIAQIDPRTTCGVKVFMGSSTGNMLVDERKTLEGIFAESPTIITTHCEDEATIHRNLAEFQARYGETIPVEVHPLIRSNEACVRSTDLAISLATKYSSRLHVLHLSTKEEMALLDTKPLAEKKITGEVCVHHLWFSDKDYAQRGNFIKWNPAVKSEADRDSLREALKSGKLDVVATDHAPHTFEEKSNPYLTAPSGGPSVQHSLALMLELAKQGFYTIEEVVEKMCHAPATLFQVAQRGFIREGYFADLVLVDPSTPWIISKENILYKCGWSPFDGVTLSNRVKTTFVNGEIAYSDGVVSEKPLGMRLSFDR is encoded by the coding sequence ATGGCAGCATACCTTATTTGCGACGCGACAATCGTTAACGAAGGAACTCGATGGGTAGGCAACGTTCTCGTAGAGCACGGACGCATTAGCAAGATATCGGCAAACAAAATAGAGGCAGCCAATGCCACCAAGATAGATGCCAAAGGGCTTCTACTCCTACCCGGTGTAATCGACGATCAGGTTCACTTCCGCGAGCCAGGATTAACCCATAAAGGAGATATTGCATCGGAATCGAGGGCAGCAGCTGCGGGTGGGGTGACATCGTTTATGGAGATGCCCAACACCAAACCTCCCACAACCACCGTTGAGCTGCTGGAGGAGAAACTTGAGATTGCCTCAAGAACGTCCTTCGCCAACTACTCCTTCTATATTGGGGCCACCAACGAAAACCTCGACGTCATCGCACAGATCGACCCTAGAACGACCTGTGGCGTTAAGGTATTTATGGGGTCGAGTACGGGCAACATGCTGGTAGACGAGCGCAAAACCCTTGAAGGAATCTTTGCCGAGAGCCCCACCATCATTACCACCCACTGCGAAGATGAGGCTACCATCCACCGAAACCTTGCTGAATTTCAGGCTCGCTACGGAGAGACGATCCCCGTGGAGGTGCATCCGCTAATCCGATCCAACGAAGCGTGCGTTCGGTCAACCGATTTAGCCATTAGCCTTGCCACCAAGTACAGTTCTAGGCTCCACGTGCTGCATCTATCTACAAAAGAAGAAATGGCACTCCTCGACACCAAGCCGCTTGCCGAAAAGAAGATCACCGGAGAGGTGTGCGTTCACCATCTTTGGTTCTCCGATAAAGATTACGCCCAACGGGGAAACTTCATAAAGTGGAACCCTGCAGTTAAGTCGGAGGCTGATCGGGATTCTCTTAGGGAGGCGCTTAAATCTGGCAAGCTAGATGTGGTAGCCACCGACCATGCCCCACATACCTTCGAGGAGAAGTCGAACCCGTACCTAACCGCCCCATCGGGAGGTCCATCGGTACAGCATTCGCTAGCGCTAATGCTCGAGTTGGCGAAGCAGGGCTTCTATACCATCGAAGAGGTCGTAGAAAAGATGTGCCATGCCCCAGCAACGCTCTTTCAGGTTGCCCAGCGCGGCTTTATCCGCGAAGGATACTTCGCCGACTTGGTGCTGGTTGACCCATCGACACCTTGGATCATTTCCAAAGAAAACATCCTCTACAAGTGTGGCTGGTCGCCTTTCGATGGCGTTACGCTTTCCAATCGCGTAAAGACCACCTTTGTAAACGGTGAAATTGCCTACAGCGATGGCGTGGTTTCCGAAAAGCCGCTTGGCATGAGGCTCTCGTTCGACAGGTAA